One part of the Bacillus sp. FJAT-27916 genome encodes these proteins:
- the gmd gene encoding GDP-mannose 4,6-dehydratase has protein sequence MKTALITGITGQDGAYLAELLLQKGYKVYGLIARRSTSTTWRLEYVGIKDEVELIEGDMTDLSSLLRALQVARPTEVYNLAAQSFVGTSWEQPVLTAQVTGVGVVNLLEAIRLTDPSIRFYQASTSEMFGLIQEEMQSEKTPFYPRSPYGVAKLYGYWITVNYRESFEIHASSGILFNHESPLRGIEFVTRKVTDAVAKIKLGEQKGLRLGNIDAKRDWGFAGDYVEAMWLMLQQDEADDYVVATGLTTTVRDMCRIAFEHVGLNYEDHVVIDPAFYRPAEVDVLLGNPAKAKEKLGWEASTSLNELITMMVEADLERVRRGLHKVNA, from the coding sequence ATGAAAACGGCATTGATCACAGGGATTACCGGTCAGGACGGGGCCTATTTGGCGGAGCTTCTTCTGCAAAAGGGCTATAAAGTATATGGGCTGATTGCTAGAAGGAGCACGAGTACAACTTGGCGGCTGGAGTATGTAGGAATCAAGGATGAGGTGGAGCTGATTGAGGGAGATATGACGGATCTTTCCTCCCTCCTAAGAGCACTCCAGGTTGCCCGCCCGACAGAGGTGTATAATCTCGCAGCCCAGAGCTTTGTCGGCACCTCCTGGGAGCAGCCAGTTCTGACCGCTCAGGTGACGGGTGTCGGCGTGGTCAATCTGCTGGAGGCCATTCGGCTCACCGACCCGTCTATTCGCTTCTACCAAGCCTCCACGAGTGAAATGTTCGGCCTCATCCAGGAGGAAATGCAGTCCGAGAAGACACCGTTTTATCCGAGAAGTCCTTATGGGGTGGCGAAGCTGTACGGATATTGGATTACGGTCAATTACCGCGAGAGCTTTGAGATACATGCGTCGAGCGGGATTTTATTTAATCATGAATCCCCGCTGCGCGGAATTGAGTTCGTGACACGGAAAGTGACGGATGCGGTCGCGAAGATTAAGCTTGGCGAGCAGAAGGGGCTGCGCCTTGGCAATATTGATGCGAAGCGAGATTGGGGCTTTGCCGGTGATTATGTGGAGGCGATGTGGCTCATGCTCCAGCAGGATGAGGCGGATGATTATGTCGTCGCAACCGGGCTCACGACGACTGTTCGTGATATGTGCCGTATTGCCTTTGAGCACGTCGGGTTGAACTATGAAGACCATGTCGTTATTGACCCAGCTTTCTACCGTCCAGCCGAGGTGGATGTATTGCTTGGTAATCCAGCTAAAGCAAAAGAGAAGCTTGGCTGGGAGGCGAGCACTTCACTCAATGAGCTGATTACGATGATGGTGGAGGCAGACCTGGAGCGGGTCAGGCGCGGCTTGCATAAGGTGAATGCATGA
- a CDS encoding GDP-mannose 4,6-dehydratase — translation MKVLVTGANAFVGSYLVSELVGRGHEVVAGVRNERGNIPVGVETCSFPLGQIDEMKEALRQTEPDVIFHLAGQSNVPHAWNDPAATLQVNAVGTVDLIMAAYETVPEARIFTVGSSEEYGIAAKEHELLHEEVECKPQNPYASSKFIAGQVGMQLARKYGMNLIHLRPFNHFGPRQRKGFVISDFSSQIAAIEAGQMEPIISVGNLEAWRDFTDVRDIVGAYALLIEKEGLANGLYNVSSGTARKVGDILQRLIELSTVSIEVVVAPAKYRPNEVERFAGSNKKLQEAVDWKTQCAFDDSLRNTLYWWRNKYKETMEQL, via the coding sequence ATGAAGGTGCTTGTCACTGGAGCGAACGCCTTCGTTGGCTCCTATCTGGTGAGTGAGCTCGTGGGGCGGGGACATGAAGTCGTTGCTGGGGTGAGGAATGAACGGGGTAATATTCCAGTTGGAGTGGAAACTTGTTCATTTCCGCTCGGCCAGATTGATGAGATGAAGGAGGCTCTGCGTCAGACAGAGCCGGATGTGATTTTTCACCTTGCTGGCCAGAGTAATGTCCCCCATGCTTGGAATGATCCGGCTGCAACGCTTCAGGTGAATGCTGTCGGTACCGTGGATTTGATTATGGCAGCTTATGAGACCGTACCTGAGGCGAGAATCTTCACGGTCGGTTCCAGTGAGGAGTATGGCATAGCAGCGAAGGAGCATGAGCTGCTTCATGAAGAGGTGGAATGCAAGCCTCAAAATCCGTATGCATCAAGCAAGTTTATTGCTGGCCAGGTGGGGATGCAGCTTGCTCGGAAATATGGAATGAACCTCATCCATCTCAGGCCGTTCAATCATTTCGGTCCGAGGCAGAGGAAGGGGTTTGTCATAAGTGATTTCTCCTCCCAGATTGCTGCGATTGAAGCGGGGCAGATGGAGCCGATTATCTCAGTCGGCAATCTCGAAGCCTGGCGCGACTTCACGGATGTGCGGGACATCGTAGGTGCGTATGCCCTCTTGATTGAGAAGGAGGGACTAGCGAACGGCCTTTATAATGTCAGCTCAGGAACGGCCAGGAAGGTCGGGGATATTCTGCAGCGGCTGATTGAGCTGTCAACGGTATCTATAGAGGTCGTTGTCGCCCCGGCTAAATACCGGCCGAATGAGGTGGAGCGGTTTGCAGGGAGCAACAAGAAACTTCAGGAAGCAGTTGACTGGAAGACTCAGTGTGCGTTCGATGACAGTCTCCGTAACACCCTGTATTGGTGGAGAAACAAGTATAAAGAAACCATGGAACAGCTATGA
- the istB gene encoding IS21-like element helper ATPase IstB, whose protein sequence is MKSSLEERLIQLGWHDTASQLDDLVENASTHNVSYFDFLHTVVLQEWERRESAKLENRIKRAKLPYTKTIHDFDFTFQPSINEQRVKETLTCRFIANGENRLLLGPPGVGKTHLALSFALEALAKGHTALFLTADQMVAECRKAETKGSIPKLAQKWSRPDLLIIDEVGYFPFDELTANVFFQVVSKRYEHGAMILTSNKSYIEWGKVFGDDVLATAILDRLLHHAVTFNIKGDSYRLKEKKKAGIYPAALSK, encoded by the coding sequence ATGAAATCCAGCCTTGAAGAACGACTCATCCAGTTGGGCTGGCATGACACAGCCAGTCAATTGGATGATCTGGTAGAGAATGCTTCTACCCATAATGTATCATATTTTGATTTTCTGCACACGGTTGTTTTACAGGAATGGGAACGTCGAGAATCAGCTAAATTAGAAAATCGAATCAAGCGCGCCAAACTTCCTTATACCAAAACCATTCATGACTTTGATTTTACGTTTCAGCCAAGCATCAATGAGCAACGTGTAAAGGAAACCCTTACCTGCCGGTTTATTGCCAATGGAGAGAATCGTCTTCTTTTAGGGCCACCTGGTGTAGGGAAAACCCATCTCGCCCTCTCTTTTGCCTTAGAAGCTCTGGCAAAGGGACATACCGCCTTGTTTTTGACGGCTGACCAAATGGTGGCAGAATGCCGTAAGGCAGAAACAAAAGGAAGCATTCCTAAATTGGCACAAAAATGGAGCCGTCCAGATTTATTGATTATTGATGAGGTGGGATACTTTCCTTTTGACGAGTTGACGGCAAATGTCTTTTTTCAAGTGGTATCCAAGCGATATGAACATGGAGCGATGATTTTGACCTCGAACAAATCATATATAGAATGGGGCAAAGTGTTTGGGGATGATGTCTTAGCGACTGCCATCTTAGATCGACTCCTTCATCATGCGGTTACCTTCAATATCAAAGGAGATTCGTATCGTTTGAAGGAAAAGAAAAAGGCTGGGATTTATCCAGCAGCGTTATCGAAGTAA
- the istA gene encoding IS21 family transposase: protein MLKMGDFIMIRELYQKGWTLSAISEETGFDRKTIRKYIHSEETPSSKSRMKRKSKLDPYKAYLLQRIQEGTTNCVVLLEEITAMGYEGKSTILRDFVQPFRAQPKKQATRRFETPPGKQAQMDWAEVGEVVMDGHPQKVYAFLMILGYSRMKYIEFTTDMKLETLMKCHMNAFSYFNGIPNQILYDNMKTVVTKHSPTEIRFNRTFEDFLAYYGVVPKACKPYRPQTKGKVERTVDYLKKNFFQRKHEPTLEAWNHDIQIWLDKTANKKKNETTQEPPVQRWQTEQPQLQAWGIKPLFPTSHWEVREVSRDCFVSYLGKKYSVPFRYAGQKVKLKVTLDKQLEIYDAQDRIAQHPIMTGKAHMHIQLEHYEKSEEQQKEQKQQNSPGLPTPDFCPSTPQVEARSLATYAALEGNESE from the coding sequence ATGTTGAAAATGGGGGATTTTATAATGATTCGAGAACTTTATCAAAAAGGATGGACATTATCAGCTATTTCAGAGGAAACAGGATTCGACCGAAAAACCATTCGAAAATATATTCATTCTGAAGAAACACCTTCTTCAAAATCGAGAATGAAACGGAAAAGCAAGTTAGATCCCTATAAGGCGTATCTCTTACAAAGAATTCAGGAAGGAACCACAAATTGCGTGGTCTTGCTTGAAGAAATTACAGCAATGGGGTATGAGGGGAAGAGTACAATTTTACGAGATTTTGTGCAGCCCTTCCGGGCACAACCAAAGAAACAGGCCACTAGGCGATTTGAGACACCTCCTGGGAAGCAAGCTCAAATGGATTGGGCGGAAGTCGGTGAAGTAGTGATGGATGGTCATCCACAAAAGGTTTATGCCTTTCTCATGATTCTGGGGTATTCCAGGATGAAGTATATTGAGTTTACGACAGATATGAAGCTCGAAACATTGATGAAATGTCACATGAATGCCTTCTCCTATTTTAACGGCATTCCGAATCAGATTCTCTATGATAATATGAAAACCGTCGTGACAAAGCACAGTCCAACAGAGATTCGTTTTAATCGTACGTTTGAAGATTTTTTAGCCTACTATGGGGTCGTCCCGAAAGCTTGTAAACCCTACCGCCCACAGACGAAAGGAAAAGTAGAAAGAACGGTGGATTACCTAAAGAAAAATTTCTTTCAACGAAAACATGAACCTACGCTGGAAGCATGGAATCATGACATACAGATATGGTTGGACAAAACAGCTAATAAAAAGAAAAATGAAACGACACAAGAACCGCCGGTTCAGCGTTGGCAAACGGAACAGCCACAGCTTCAAGCCTGGGGAATAAAGCCGTTATTCCCAACAAGCCATTGGGAAGTGCGGGAGGTAAGCAGAGATTGCTTTGTCTCTTACTTAGGAAAGAAATACTCTGTCCCTTTTCGGTATGCCGGTCAGAAAGTTAAGTTGAAAGTGACATTGGACAAACAGTTGGAAATATACGATGCACAAGACCGCATTGCCCAACATCCCATTATGACAGGAAAAGCACATATGCATATTCAGTTGGAGCACTATGAGAAGTCAGAAGAACAACAAAAAGAGCAGAAACAACAGAACTCCCCTGGTTTGCCGACCCCGGATTTCTGTCCTTCTACTCCACAGGTGGAAGCTCGATCTCTAGCCACCTACGCCGCACTCGAGGGGAATGAATCAGAATGA